A part of Gossypium hirsutum isolate 1008001.06 chromosome A07, Gossypium_hirsutum_v2.1, whole genome shotgun sequence genomic DNA contains:
- the LOC107900523 gene encoding leucine-rich repeat receptor-like serine/threonine-protein kinase SKM1, producing MEMANKKGANAVVLFVFMFLINFVVSESENGRELELLLSFKSSIVHDPSGFLSNWDPSATTFCQWHGITCNNLSHVETLDLSAKNLSGILVSSSVFNLPFVKTLNLSNNHLYGEIPPDIFFANSSLRYLNLSNNNFSGHIPNGFISGLLILDLSNNMFSGKIPREIGLFSGLKFLDLGGNVLLGKIPISISNITTLKYLTLASNELVGSIPHEIGKMKSLKWIYLGYNNLSGEIPKEIGVLTCLNHLDLVYNNLTGQIPASIGNLKDLNYLFLYQNKLTGSIPSSIFGLKKLVSLDLSDNSLSGEIPELVAQLRNLEILHLFGNRFSGRIPNALTSLPNLQVLQLWSNRFSGQIPRSLGRYNNLTVVDLSTNNLSGRIPDGLCNSGRLFKLILFSNSLEGEIPRNLSTCTSLQRVRLQNNRLVGELSFTKLPLVYFLDVSNNNLSGNIGEQNWDMPSLEMLSLAGNRFSGKLLPHLLNAPKIEFLDLSVNEFSGTINPRFGTLTELMQLSLSENKLSGEIPEDLSSCKKLVRLDLSHNQLSGQIPSGLADMPVLGHLDLSENRLSGEIPAKLGQIESLVQVNISYNHLTGALPPTGAFLAIKESAVAGNDLCGGGNTSGLPPCKKLKNRADWWPFMACSFAGLLLLAIAGFGFLFMRGRKNLEPKRVENGDGSIWELQFFDPKVSKSVTMDDITLSLKESNVISRCKEGVSFKVKSVSNDYLKFFVKEMHHFSSLPASFWSEITEFGKLQHPNIVKLIGKCRSDKSAYLVYEYVEGKLLSEILGNLCWKRRWKIAIGTAKALRFLHSRCSPSVLVGDMSPERIIIDAKDEPRLQFIFPFVDNKHFLPSSYVAPEARENKKMNEKSDIYGMGLILIELLTGKTPADADFKVQYSSMVEWARYCYSDCHLDMWVDPVIKSQASINNQNQIVAAMNLALHCTAGDPTARPCAADVFETLKSAFRTSSCLPSLNFSSPV from the exons ATGGAAATGGCCAACAAGAAAGGAGCTAATGCAGTCGTGTTGTTCGTGTTTATGTTCTTGATCAATTTTGTTGTGTCTGAATCCGAAAATGGTAGAGAACTTGAACTTCTTTTGTCTTTCAAGTCTTCAATAGTCCACGACCCTTCTGGTTTTTTATCAAACTGGGATCCTTCAGCCACCACCTTTTGTCAATGGCATGGCATCACTTGTAATAACCTGTCCCATGTTGAAACACTCGATCTTTCAGCTAAAAACTTGTCTGGGATTTTAGTTTCTTCGTCTGTTTTCAATTTACCTTTCGTTAAAACCTTAAATCTCTCAAACAATCACTTGTATGGTGAAATCCCACCAGACATCTTTTTTGCCAACTCTTCACTTCGGTACCTTAACCTTAGTAATAATAATTTCAGTGGCCATATCCCAAATGGTTTCATTTCGGGTCTTTTGATTTTGGATCTTTCAAACAATATGTTTTCCGGGAAAATCCCGAGGGAAATCGGATTATTTTCCGGTTTAAAGTTTCTTGACCTTGGTGGGAATGTTTTACTTGGGAAAATTCCGATCTCGATATCCAACATTACCACTTTGAAGTACTTGACTTTGGCTTCGAATGAATTGGTCGGTTCAATTCCACATGAAATAGGCAAAATGAAGAGTTTGAAATGGATATACTTGGGGTACAACAATCTCAGTGGtgaaattccaaaagaaataggTGTTTTAACATGCTTGAATCATCTTGATCTTGTTTACAATAACCTCACAGGTCAAATCCCAGCTTCCATTGGTAACCTTAAAGATCTTAACTATCTTTTCCTTTACCAAAATAAGCTTACGGGATCGATCCCAAGCTCCATTTTCGGCCTTAAAAagcttgtttctcttgatcttaGTGATAATTCATTATCCGGTGAGATACCGGAACTCGTAGCTCAACTTCGAAACTTGGAGATTCTTCATCTTTTCGGGAATCGATTTTCGGGTCGAATCCCAAATGCTTTAACATCATTACCTAATCTTCAAGTTCTTCAACTTTGGTCTAATAGATTTTCAGGTCAAATTCCACGAAGTCTTGGAAGATATAATAATCTCACCGTTGTTGATCTTTCCACCAACAATCTCTCCGGTCGAATACCGGACGGACTTTGCAACTCCGGCCGTCTTTTTAAGCTCATTCTTTTCTCGAATTCACTTGAAGGTGAGATTCCAAGGAATTTGAGCACTTGCACCAGTTTGCAACGGGTTAGGCTCCAAAACAACCGTCTTGTAGGTGAATTGTCCTTTACAAAGCTGCCATTAGTGTACTTCTTGGATGTCTCGAACAACAATCTTTCCGGCAACATCGGAGAGCAAAACTGGGATATGCCGTCGCTTGAGATGTTGAGTTTGGCCGGAAACAGGTTTTCAGGCAAGTTGTTGCCTCATTTATTGAATGCACCAAAGATTGAGTTCTTGGATTTGTCGGTAAATGAATTTTCAGGCACCATTAATCCACGTTTTGGGACCTTAACGGAGTTAATGCAATTAAGCTTAAGTGAAAACAAGCTGAGTGGTGAAATCCCAGAGGATTTATCTTCATGCAAGAAGCTTGTACGTTTAGATTTAAGCCATAATCAACTCAGTGGTCAAATTCCATCTGGCTTAGCCGACATGCCGGTTCTTGGTCATCTGGATTTGTCGGAAAACCGGTTATCCGGTGAAATACCGGCAAAGTTGGGACAAATTGAATCATTGGTTCAAGTGAATATCTCTTACAACCATTTAACTGGTGCTTTACCACCCACCGGGGCTTTTCTAGCTATAAAGGAAAGTGCGGTTGCCGGTAATGATCTTTGCGGCGGAGGCAACACGAGCGGTTTACCGCCATGCAAGAAGCTTAAGAATCGAGCTGATTGGTGGCCCTTTATGGCTTGTTCTTTCGCCGGTTTACTGTTGCTTGCCATTGCTGGGTTTGGGTTTTTGTTCATGAGAGGAAGGAAAAATTTGGAGCCTAAAAGAGTTGAAAATGGAGACGGATCGATATGGGAATTACAGTTCTTTGATCCCAAGGTTTCCAAATCTGTAACAATGGATGATATCACACTTTCTTTGAAAGAATCAAACGTTATTTCTAGATGCAAGGAAGGCGTTTCATTTAAAGTGAAGTCCGTTTCAAATGATTATTTGAAATTCTTCGTCAAAGAAATGCACCATTTCAGTTCACTTCCGGCGAGTTTTTGGTCTGAAATCACAGAATTCGGCAAGCTTCAGCATCCGAATATCGTGAAATTAATCGGAAAATGCCGGTCAGACAAGAGTGCGTATTTGGTTTACGAGTACGTGGAAGGGAAACTTTTAAGCGAAATCCTTGGCAACTTATGCTGGAAGAGGCGGTGGAAAATTGCTATCGGGACTGCGAAAGCTCTACGTTTTTTGCACTCTCGTTGTTCGCCGAGTGTACTCGTCGGAGACATGTCGCCGGAGAGAATTATAATCGATGCAAAAGATGAACCTCGGTTACAGTTCATCTTTCCTTTCGTTGACAACAAGCACTTCCTTCCTTCCTCCTATGTTGCACCAG aagctagagagaataaaaaaatgaatgaaaagagtGACATATATGGAATGGGTCTGATTTTAATAGAATTATTAACGGGAAAAACTCCGGCAGATGCTGATTTTAAAGTGCAATATTCAAGCATGGTGGAGTGGGCTCGTTATTGCTACTCAGATTGTCATCTTGATATGTGGGTTGATCCTGTTATTAAAAGCCAAGCATCCATCAACAACCAGAACCAGATCGTTGCCGCCATGAATTTAGCTCTCCATTGTACGGCCGGCGACCCCACTGCTCGGCCGTGCGCGGCTGATGTATTCGAAACCTTAAAATCTGCTTTCAGAACAAGTTCTTGCCTCCCAAGCTTAAATTTTAGTTCGCCTGTTTAG